One genomic window of Streptomyces sp. WP-1 includes the following:
- a CDS encoding inorganic diphosphatase produces the protein MEFDVTVEIPQGSRNKYEMDHELHRIRLDRLLFTSTKYPADYGYIDDTLGRDGDPLDALVLVGEPTFPGCTIECRAVGMFVMKDEHGPDEKVLCVPAHDPRYGPVQDITDISEFDRLEITHFFEVYKDLEPGKSVEGSHWEGRDQAYAEIEASRARAVRTGA, from the coding sequence GTGGAGTTCGATGTGACCGTGGAGATCCCCCAGGGGTCCCGCAACAAGTACGAGATGGACCACGAGCTGCACCGCATCCGGCTGGACCGGCTGCTGTTCACCTCCACCAAGTATCCGGCGGACTACGGCTACATCGACGACACACTGGGCCGCGACGGAGACCCCCTGGACGCCCTGGTGCTGGTGGGCGAGCCGACCTTCCCGGGCTGCACCATCGAGTGCCGGGCCGTCGGCATGTTCGTCATGAAGGACGAACACGGCCCGGACGAGAAGGTGCTGTGCGTGCCCGCCCACGACCCTCGGTACGGCCCGGTGCAGGACATCACCGACATCTCGGAGTTCGACCGGCTGGAGATCACCCACTTCTTCGAGGTCTACAAGGACCTGGAGCCCGGCAAGTCCGTCGAGGGCTCGCACTGGGAGGGCCGCGACCAGGCGTACGCCGAGATCGAGGCCTCCCGGGCCCGGGCCGTGCGAACAGGAGCCTGA
- the eno gene encoding phosphopyruvate hydratase yields the protein MSLRITELHAVEILDSRARPTLAVTLTTGDGSRIRAGVPSGASTGSREAVELRDGDRTRYGGQGVATAVGHVNGEIARALTGRDFASAADIDRALIELDGTDTKSKLGANAVIGVSLAAWRAEAAAAGQPLWRHLAGVAGTVPRLPVPHFNVVNGGAHAANDLDFQEFMLAPLGAPSLPEAVRAGAEVYGRLKARLAADGHTTGLGDEGGFAPAIDRPEDVLGLLVEAITDAGYTPGRDGVAIALDPAASEFRLPDGLYRVAGEALGSDDLIDRYEAIIDRFPVWSIEDGLAEDDWHGWVRLTERLGDRVQVMGDDIFVTNPVIIQEAISKKIGNSALIKVNQIGTVTETLDAMRICRAAGYTQMISHRSGETEDSFIADLAVGTGCGQIKSGAPARGERVAKYNRLIEIADSDPSLPFGLAGD from the coding sequence ATGAGCTTGCGGATCACCGAGCTGCACGCCGTCGAGATCCTCGACTCCCGGGCCCGCCCCACCCTCGCCGTCACCCTCACCACCGGCGACGGCAGCCGGATCCGGGCCGGGGTGCCCTCGGGTGCCTCCACCGGCTCCCGGGAGGCGGTCGAACTGCGCGACGGCGACCGGACCCGCTACGGCGGACAGGGCGTGGCCACGGCGGTCGGGCACGTCAACGGCGAGATCGCCCGGGCCCTGACCGGGCGCGACTTCGCCTCGGCCGCCGACATCGACCGGGCGCTCATCGAACTGGACGGCACCGACACCAAGTCGAAGCTCGGCGCCAATGCCGTCATCGGGGTCTCCCTGGCCGCCTGGCGCGCCGAGGCGGCCGCCGCCGGGCAGCCGCTGTGGCGGCATCTCGCCGGGGTGGCGGGCACCGTTCCGCGTCTGCCGGTGCCGCACTTCAACGTCGTCAACGGCGGTGCCCACGCCGCCAACGACCTCGACTTCCAGGAGTTCATGCTCGCCCCGCTCGGCGCACCGAGTCTGCCGGAGGCCGTGCGCGCCGGGGCCGAGGTGTACGGGCGGCTCAAGGCGCGGCTGGCCGCCGACGGCCACACCACGGGCCTGGGCGACGAGGGCGGCTTCGCCCCGGCCATCGACCGCCCCGAGGACGTCCTGGGACTCCTCGTGGAGGCGATCACCGACGCCGGGTACACACCCGGCCGTGACGGTGTCGCGATCGCCCTGGACCCGGCGGCCAGCGAGTTCCGGCTGCCGGACGGCCTGTACCGAGTCGCGGGCGAGGCCCTGGGCAGCGACGATCTGATCGACCGCTACGAGGCGATCATCGACCGCTTCCCGGTCTGGTCGATCGAGGACGGTCTGGCCGAGGACGACTGGCACGGCTGGGTCCGGCTGACCGAACGCCTCGGCGACCGGGTCCAGGTGATGGGCGACGACATCTTCGTCACCAACCCCGTCATCATCCAGGAGGCGATCAGCAAGAAGATCGGCAACTCCGCCCTGATCAAGGTCAACCAGATCGGTACCGTCACCGAGACCCTCGACGCGATGCGGATCTGCCGGGCGGCCGGCTACACCCAGATGATCTCCCATCGTTCCGGCGAGACCGAGGACTCCTTCATCGCCGACCTCGCCGTGGGCACCGGCTGCGGCCAGATCAAGTCCGGGGCCCCGGCCCGGGGCGAACGCGTCGCCAAGTACAACCGGCTGATCGAGATCGCCGACAGCGATCCGTCACTGCCGTTCGGTCTCGCCGGCGACTGA
- a CDS encoding acetoacetate decarboxylase: protein MQKHDVARLFTTPVDSPAYAPARYRFTDREYLNIYYRTDPEVLRRLVPEPLTVTDPIVRFEIMRMPDTTGLGDYTEAGQLIAVEHEGEKGEFNLAMYVDSVPAITSGREYSAYPKKSGSPALYVDSDTLVGTLDYGTLRVATATMGYKHHAMDLAEARAQVCSPNFMVKTIPNYDGSPRVCDLVRTRITDITVKSAHTAPGRLELFAHAMAPLADLPVLEVVGASHILTDLTLSPVEPVFDYLTA from the coding sequence ATGCAGAAGCACGACGTGGCCCGCCTCTTCACCACTCCGGTGGACTCCCCGGCCTACGCTCCCGCGCGGTACCGGTTCACCGACCGTGAGTACCTCAACATCTACTACCGCACGGACCCCGAGGTACTGCGCCGCCTCGTCCCGGAGCCGCTGACGGTCACCGATCCGATCGTGCGCTTCGAGATCATGCGCATGCCCGACACCACCGGGCTGGGCGACTACACGGAGGCCGGTCAGCTGATCGCCGTCGAACACGAGGGCGAGAAGGGCGAGTTCAACCTCGCCATGTACGTGGACAGCGTGCCCGCGATCACCAGCGGCCGCGAGTACAGCGCGTACCCGAAGAAGTCCGGCTCCCCCGCCCTCTACGTGGACTCCGACACGTTGGTCGGCACGCTCGACTACGGGACGCTGCGGGTGGCCACCGCCACCATGGGCTACAAGCACCACGCCATGGACCTGGCGGAGGCGCGCGCCCAGGTGTGCTCCCCGAACTTCATGGTCAAGACGATCCCGAACTACGACGGCAGCCCGCGCGTGTGCGACCTGGTCCGCACCCGGATCACCGACATCACCGTCAAGAGCGCCCACACCGCGCCGGGGCGCCTGGAACTGTTCGCCCACGCCATGGCCCCGCTCGCGGACCTGCCCGTGCTGGAGGTCGTCGGCGCCAGCCACATCCTCACCGACCTGACGCTCAGCCCGGTCGAGCCGGTCTTCGACTACCTCACCGCCTGA
- a CDS encoding 3-hydroxyacyl-CoA dehydrogenase NAD-binding domain-containing protein: MTPSPEPALESYRRAAVIGGGVIGVSWAGLFLARGIDVVVNDPRPDIEDLVRAGLAEITPALAALGLPTENLTAGLTFEADLATAVADVDIVQENGPERLELKQRIWQTVEAAAPAHALLATSTSSIPATDIAEAMRAPERLIVGHPFNPPHLVPLVEIVPGARTAPATVEQATAFYTALGKKPQVLRKEVPGFVANRLQAALFRECVHLVAEGVVTEQQLDDVVTSSIGMRWAVAGPYRTFHLGGGPGGLPHFLDHLGRGMETGLWPLLGNPTFDDATVALLTEQAREAFGDHSVEQLAADRDRAQIALMRALGETPDAERARA; encoded by the coding sequence ATGACACCCTCCCCCGAGCCCGCTCTGGAGTCCTACCGGCGTGCCGCCGTCATCGGCGGCGGCGTGATCGGCGTCTCCTGGGCCGGCCTCTTCCTCGCCCGCGGCATCGACGTCGTCGTCAACGACCCCCGCCCCGACATCGAGGACCTCGTCCGCGCCGGCCTCGCGGAGATCACCCCCGCACTGGCCGCGCTCGGCCTGCCGACCGAGAACCTGACCGCCGGTCTCACCTTCGAGGCGGACCTCGCGACCGCCGTCGCCGACGTGGACATCGTCCAGGAGAACGGCCCCGAGCGCCTCGAACTCAAGCAGCGGATCTGGCAGACGGTCGAAGCCGCCGCCCCCGCCCACGCGCTGCTGGCCACCTCGACCTCCAGCATCCCCGCGACCGACATCGCCGAGGCCATGCGGGCACCCGAGCGCCTGATCGTGGGCCACCCCTTCAACCCCCCGCACCTCGTGCCGCTGGTCGAGATCGTGCCCGGCGCGCGGACCGCCCCGGCCACCGTCGAACAGGCCACCGCCTTCTACACCGCGCTCGGCAAGAAGCCGCAGGTCCTGCGCAAGGAGGTGCCGGGCTTCGTCGCCAACCGCCTCCAGGCGGCCCTCTTCCGCGAGTGCGTCCACCTCGTCGCCGAGGGCGTGGTGACGGAGCAGCAGCTCGACGACGTCGTGACCTCCTCCATCGGAATGCGCTGGGCCGTCGCGGGCCCCTACCGCACCTTCCATCTCGGCGGCGGCCCCGGCGGCCTCCCGCACTTCCTCGACCACCTCGGGCGCGGCATGGAGACGGGCCTGTGGCCGCTGCTCGGCAACCCCACCTTCGACGACGCCACCGTCGCCCTCCTCACCGAGCAGGCACGCGAGGCGTTCGGCGACCACTCCGTGGAGCAGCTCGCCGCCGACCGCGACCGCGCGCAGATCGCGCTGATGCGCGCCCTGGGCGAGACCCCGGACGCCGAGCGCGCCCGCGCCTGA
- a CDS encoding CoA transferase, whose protein sequence is MDLTGKIKKAIAAPATDDAFDVHAATNEVLAGIGLKPGDTGGRITFEGADPVVPSTLRLGAASGIALVAKSAAVAALWKDRTGRGQDIHMDLRVGPHRLCPFYDGKWELINGYVGGTPSMPNQAFANSFYRTADDRWMMPFNIYPNIKVAAQRLLGVGEVPEDVAAAISRWNARDLEQAGAEAGCVMPMVRTPAEILEEEQYQQVLSGLPLVEITRIGDSDPEPLPADPTAPFDGVRALGMGHIIAGAGAGRALALHGADVLNLWRPYELEHDVTYLTTSVGVRSATVSPYTREGLERIHELQSGADVFYANRRPGFLDSIGLSEEESVARRPGLIHATVSLNGRSGPWKNYLGFDQTAGALTGLLHLEGDGDKPALPPITVVNDYLVSWFLTTGIAEALRRRAVDGGSYRVHVSLSRVALWILSMGIFDASYAEGIAGTGELHAYPDPEVFTAETPLGHYQGVTDQVKMSDTPGAYRQILVPRGSQRAEWLPSV, encoded by the coding sequence ATGGATCTCACCGGCAAGATCAAGAAGGCCATCGCCGCCCCGGCCACGGACGACGCCTTCGACGTGCACGCCGCGACGAACGAGGTGCTCGCGGGCATCGGCCTGAAGCCGGGCGACACCGGCGGCAGGATCACCTTCGAGGGCGCGGACCCGGTCGTCCCCAGCACCCTGCGCCTGGGCGCGGCCTCCGGTATCGCCCTGGTCGCCAAGTCCGCCGCCGTCGCCGCCCTGTGGAAGGACCGCACCGGGCGCGGCCAGGACATCCACATGGACCTGCGCGTCGGTCCGCACCGCCTGTGCCCCTTCTACGACGGGAAGTGGGAGCTGATCAACGGCTACGTCGGCGGCACCCCCTCGATGCCGAACCAGGCGTTCGCCAACTCCTTCTACCGCACCGCCGACGACCGCTGGATGATGCCGTTCAACATCTACCCCAACATCAAGGTCGCCGCGCAGCGGCTCCTCGGTGTGGGCGAGGTGCCCGAGGACGTGGCGGCCGCGATCTCCCGGTGGAACGCCCGGGACCTGGAGCAGGCCGGCGCGGAGGCCGGGTGCGTGATGCCGATGGTGCGCACGCCCGCCGAGATCCTGGAGGAGGAGCAGTACCAGCAGGTCCTCTCCGGGCTGCCGCTGGTGGAGATCACCCGTATCGGCGACAGCGACCCCGAGCCGCTGCCCGCCGACCCGACCGCGCCGTTCGACGGGGTACGCGCCCTGGGCATGGGCCACATCATCGCGGGCGCCGGAGCCGGCCGCGCCCTCGCCCTGCACGGCGCCGACGTGCTGAACCTGTGGCGGCCGTACGAGCTGGAGCACGACGTCACCTATCTGACCACCAGCGTGGGGGTGCGCTCCGCCACGGTCAGCCCGTACACGCGGGAGGGGCTGGAGCGGATCCACGAGCTGCAGTCCGGCGCCGATGTCTTCTACGCCAACCGCCGCCCGGGCTTCCTCGACTCCATCGGCCTGTCCGAGGAGGAGTCCGTCGCGCGCCGGCCCGGACTGATCCACGCCACGGTCTCGCTGAACGGCCGCAGCGGCCCCTGGAAGAACTACCTGGGCTTCGACCAGACCGCGGGCGCGCTCACCGGGCTGCTCCACCTGGAGGGCGACGGCGACAAGCCGGCCCTGCCGCCCATCACCGTCGTCAACGACTACCTGGTCTCCTGGTTCCTGACGACCGGCATCGCCGAGGCGCTGCGCCGCCGCGCCGTGGACGGCGGCAGCTACCGCGTCCATGTCTCACTGTCCCGCGTCGCCCTGTGGATCCTGTCGATGGGCATCTTCGACGCGTCGTACGCCGAGGGGATCGCGGGCACCGGTGAGCTGCACGCCTACCCGGACCCCGAGGTCTTCACCGCCGAGACGCCGCTCGGCCACTACCAGGGCGTCACCGACCAGGTGAAGATGTCGGACACCCCCGGCGCCTACCGGCAGATCCTCGTGCCCCGCGGCTCCCAGCGGGCGGAGTGGCTGCCCTCCGTCTGA
- a CDS encoding protein kinase, whose translation MPLHKDDPRSVGGYKLIDRLGAGGMGRVYRGRSRSGREVAVKVVHAEYAQNPVFRARFRQEIEAARRVSGAFTAAVVDADPEAASPWMATQYVRGRSLADRVRDQGPLRLTELRPLALGLAEALRDIHRAGVVHRDLKPANVLLAEDGPRVIDFGISRAVESHHTLTETGQVIGTPPFMSPEQFTDARTVGPASDVFSLGALLVWCVTGRGPFDADSPYLTGYRVVHDEPALDGVTGSVRAVLERCLAKEPADRPAPDRLALEFAEALPEPSPDEPATMTLRPPSARPASPPLTSAPTTADRRPRWRGRRTLLAVSGVLAAALTGYLLLDPPGGGTVRTTATAAGRWAPLPAGWKPWQTTATADAEKGVKKAPGYDGSRTPACVPDGGALYCAGSQLLPERVDAATGRTLWRSGVAPAGLTADRYVTNVLGTYEGVVLVELTVLSSGGTGQSQAVLGLDAASGTRLWSHPVRTDSLGSAYAAGVTMTQEGDGSAVTVRSARDGSVRGRLPVPTGYDCYPLAAENRPYVECLTRAEGSHATKFFVVNPADGSARTLASPAQQRSFIGALDGRLVFVESTDNPSPDSPDQVYTRIVRVDPHTGERAPTPLPERYRGGTPTLADGTLYFATSSGLVTAVSPVTGARLWQTHTTLETPGQVSVDPSGRTAYLAGGSGRVAALDTARGTLLWESPARAEVLDSGLLPTVWFDKGALILAASDGKLFTLDPAHPDRKPVPGHPGTGFRSG comes from the coding sequence GTGCCACTGCACAAGGACGACCCGAGATCCGTCGGCGGCTACAAGCTGATCGACCGGCTCGGCGCCGGCGGCATGGGCAGGGTCTACCGGGGCAGATCGCGGTCGGGACGCGAGGTCGCCGTGAAGGTCGTCCACGCCGAATACGCCCAGAACCCCGTCTTCCGGGCCCGGTTCCGGCAGGAGATCGAGGCCGCCCGCCGGGTGAGCGGCGCCTTCACCGCGGCCGTCGTGGACGCCGACCCGGAGGCCGCCTCGCCCTGGATGGCCACCCAGTACGTGCGCGGCCGGTCCCTCGCGGACCGCGTCCGCGACCAAGGCCCGTTGCGCCTCACCGAGTTGCGGCCGCTGGCCCTCGGCCTGGCGGAGGCGCTGCGCGACATCCACCGGGCCGGGGTGGTGCACCGCGATCTGAAACCGGCCAACGTCCTGCTGGCCGAGGACGGTCCCCGCGTCATCGACTTCGGCATCTCCCGCGCCGTGGAGAGCCACCACACCCTCACCGAGACCGGGCAGGTGATCGGCACCCCGCCCTTCATGTCCCCGGAGCAGTTCACCGACGCCCGTACGGTCGGCCCCGCCTCGGACGTCTTCTCGCTCGGCGCGCTGCTGGTGTGGTGCGTCACCGGGCGCGGCCCCTTCGACGCCGACAGCCCCTATCTGACCGGCTACCGGGTCGTCCACGACGAACCCGCCCTTGACGGCGTGACCGGCTCCGTGCGCGCGGTGCTGGAGCGCTGCCTGGCCAAGGAGCCCGCCGACCGGCCCGCACCGGACCGACTGGCCCTGGAGTTCGCCGAGGCCCTGCCCGAGCCGTCCCCGGACGAACCGGCGACGATGACACTGCGGCCGCCCTCCGCGCGACCCGCGAGCCCGCCCCTCACCAGCGCCCCGACCACCGCCGACCGCCGTCCCCGGTGGCGCGGCCGCCGGACACTGCTGGCCGTGTCCGGTGTGCTGGCCGCCGCCCTGACCGGCTACCTGCTGCTCGACCCGCCGGGCGGCGGCACGGTGCGGACCACGGCCACGGCCGCCGGACGCTGGGCCCCGCTCCCGGCCGGCTGGAAACCCTGGCAGACGACCGCGACGGCCGACGCCGAGAAGGGCGTGAAGAAGGCACCGGGGTACGACGGCAGCCGGACACCGGCCTGCGTACCGGACGGCGGCGCCCTCTACTGCGCGGGCAGCCAGCTCCTCCCGGAACGGGTCGACGCCGCCACCGGACGCACCCTGTGGCGCTCGGGCGTCGCGCCCGCCGGGCTCACGGCCGACCGGTACGTCACGAACGTCCTCGGCACGTACGAGGGCGTGGTGCTCGTGGAGTTGACGGTCCTCAGCTCGGGTGGCACCGGACAGTCGCAGGCCGTCCTCGGGCTCGACGCCGCGAGCGGCACCCGGCTCTGGTCCCACCCGGTGCGCACCGACAGCCTGGGCTCGGCCTACGCCGCCGGGGTGACGATGACGCAGGAGGGTGACGGCAGCGCGGTGACCGTCCGCTCGGCGCGCGACGGATCGGTGCGCGGGCGGCTCCCCGTGCCCACCGGATACGACTGCTATCCCCTCGCCGCCGAGAACCGCCCGTACGTCGAGTGCCTCACCCGCGCGGAGGGCTCGCACGCCACGAAGTTTTTCGTGGTGAACCCCGCCGACGGCTCCGCGCGGACCCTGGCGTCCCCCGCCCAGCAGCGCAGCTTCATCGGCGCCCTGGACGGCCGGCTGGTCTTCGTGGAATCGACCGACAACCCCTCGCCCGACAGCCCCGACCAGGTCTACACCCGTATCGTCCGGGTCGACCCGCACACCGGCGAGCGCGCGCCGACCCCGCTGCCCGAGCGGTACCGGGGCGGGACCCCGACCCTGGCCGACGGCACGCTCTACTTCGCCACCTCCAGCGGCCTGGTCACGGCCGTCTCGCCGGTGACCGGGGCCAGGTTGTGGCAGACCCATACGACCCTGGAGACACCGGGCCAGGTCTCGGTGGACCCGAGCGGCCGTACCGCCTATCTGGCCGGCGGGAGCGGCCGGGTGGCCGCCCTCGACACGGCGCGCGGCACCCTGCTGTGGGAGTCCCCGGCCCGCGCGGAGGTACTGGACAGCGGGCTGCTGCCCACGGTGTGGTTCGACAAGGGCGCGCTGATTCTCGCGGCCTCCGACGGCAAGCTCTTCACCCTCGACCCGGCTCACCCGGACCGGAAACCCGTACCAGGTCACCCCGGTACGGGTTTCCGGTCCGGGTGA
- a CDS encoding SDR family NAD(P)-dependent oxidoreductase encodes MPAQSAASASRPLTALVTGATSGIGRAIARRLAEDGLSVVVVGRNAERGAEAVAEIAEAGGRARFVAADLTEPDGASRLAAEVGEVDVLVNNAGVAHWAPTEEMRPADYDAMFDGNVRAPFFLVAAFAPAMAAKGSGSVISIGSMAGSLGLANAAAYGATKAALASLTQSWTAEYSARGVRFNTVAPGPVYTRPEGRELFDALGATTAMKRVAEPSEVAEVVAFLASPKASYVTGATIAVDGGRTAI; translated from the coding sequence ATGCCCGCACAGAGTGCCGCCTCCGCGTCCCGTCCCCTGACCGCGCTGGTCACCGGGGCCACCTCCGGTATCGGCCGGGCGATCGCCAGGCGGCTGGCCGAGGACGGGCTGTCCGTCGTGGTCGTGGGCCGCAACGCCGAGCGCGGTGCCGAGGCCGTGGCGGAGATCGCCGAGGCCGGGGGCCGGGCCCGGTTCGTGGCCGCCGATCTCACCGAGCCGGACGGCGCGAGCCGGCTGGCGGCCGAGGTGGGCGAGGTGGATGTGCTGGTCAACAACGCCGGGGTCGCGCACTGGGCCCCGACCGAGGAGATGCGGCCGGCCGACTACGACGCCATGTTCGACGGCAATGTCCGCGCGCCCTTCTTCCTGGTGGCCGCCTTCGCCCCCGCGATGGCCGCGAAGGGCTCGGGCAGTGTGATCAGCATCGGCAGCATGGCGGGCAGCCTCGGTCTGGCCAACGCGGCGGCCTACGGCGCCACCAAGGCGGCCCTGGCCTCGCTGACGCAGAGCTGGACGGCCGAGTACAGCGCTCGGGGCGTCCGCTTCAACACCGTGGCGCCCGGCCCGGTGTACACCCGGCCGGAGGGGCGTGAACTGTTCGACGCGCTGGGCGCGACCACCGCGATGAAGCGCGTCGCGGAGCCCTCCGAGGTCGCCGAGGTGGTCGCCTTCCTGGCCTCGCCGAAGGCCAGTTACGTCACCGGCGCCACCATCGCCGTGGACGGCGGCCGGACCGCCATCTGA
- a CDS encoding CU044_5270 family protein encodes MNDRHASAERHDDRDEIARLLPAPADWDLPREQHLRHKDLLMRHIDRDQAESTAPEPAAAPVRRARPPLRPALVASAAALALAAAGTAGAVLSGTGGHDDAAARHAAADMRPAAALLHRISNAAAHHGTLTVRDDQFLYTREKVREADLTSGKAVVSPLKDAESWMAQQPGPLHRLGLSRTDGETLPINAELGDTKGTPAGLSRPTYNWLASLPTDPDKLLAYLYAKTPAAEGRERDQAVFEQIGGLLGGLMPPRTAAALYQAAAKIPGVDRSSGARDAIGRQGLGIVRDDKRYGVRTEWVFDTRDYSFLGSRSYLTKDTSYGKAGTLLFSSAELAHAVVDKAGVRPAAEDGSGTA; translated from the coding sequence ATGAACGACCGTCACGCTTCTGCGGAGCGGCACGACGACCGCGACGAGATCGCCCGTCTGCTGCCGGCCCCGGCCGACTGGGACCTCCCGCGCGAGCAGCACCTTCGTCACAAGGATCTGCTCATGCGCCACATCGACCGCGACCAGGCCGAATCCACCGCCCCCGAACCCGCCGCCGCGCCGGTCCGGCGGGCCCGGCCCCCGCTGCGGCCCGCGCTCGTCGCGTCGGCCGCCGCGCTGGCCCTGGCCGCGGCGGGGACCGCCGGTGCCGTCCTGAGCGGCACCGGCGGCCACGACGACGCGGCGGCACGGCACGCCGCCGCGGACATGCGGCCCGCCGCCGCCCTGCTGCACCGCATCTCGAACGCCGCCGCGCACCACGGCACGCTCACCGTGCGCGACGACCAGTTCCTCTACACCCGGGAGAAGGTCCGCGAGGCCGATCTGACCAGCGGCAAGGCCGTCGTCAGCCCGCTCAAGGACGCCGAGTCCTGGATGGCCCAGCAGCCCGGCCCGCTGCACAGACTCGGCCTGTCCCGCACCGACGGCGAGACCCTGCCCATCAACGCCGAACTGGGGGACACCAAGGGCACCCCGGCCGGTCTCAGCCGGCCCACGTACAACTGGCTCGCCTCCCTGCCCACCGACCCGGACAAGCTGCTCGCCTACCTGTACGCCAAGACGCCCGCGGCCGAGGGACGGGAACGCGACCAGGCGGTGTTCGAGCAGATCGGCGGCCTGCTCGGCGGACTGATGCCGCCCCGCACGGCCGCCGCCCTCTACCAGGCCGCCGCGAAGATCCCCGGCGTCGACCGGTCGTCGGGGGCGCGGGACGCGATCGGCCGGCAGGGCCTCGGCATCGTCCGCGACGACAAGCGCTACGGCGTGCGCACCGAGTGGGTCTTCGACACCAGGGACTACTCCTTCCTCGGCTCCCGCAGCTACCTGACGAAGGACACGTCGTACGGGAAGGCCGGCACCCTGCTGTTCAGCTCGGCCGAACTCGCCCACGCGGTGGTCGACAAGGCGGGCGTACGGCCCGCGGCCGAGGACGGGTCCGGAACCGCCTGA
- a CDS encoding RNA polymerase sigma factor yields the protein MRRRVREGDREAFAQLYEEFARPVYNHGLRLTGDWSTAEEVMSETFLTAWHTRARVQEDGGSLLPWLLGIATHKADNARRSTWRRQMFLARQPPPPDVEDFAARSAGRIDDARRLRAVHTALGRLRRQEREVLALCVWSGLDYRQTAEALGIAVGTVRSRLSRARRKLARFADESAGRSREPQVRRGETTSAAAIAALPVREELT from the coding sequence ATCCGCCGCCGCGTACGCGAGGGGGATCGCGAGGCGTTCGCCCAGCTGTACGAGGAGTTCGCCCGGCCCGTCTACAACCACGGGCTGCGGCTGACCGGCGACTGGTCGACGGCCGAAGAGGTCATGTCAGAGACGTTTCTGACCGCGTGGCACACGCGTGCGCGGGTCCAGGAGGACGGCGGCTCGCTGCTGCCCTGGCTGCTGGGCATCGCCACCCACAAGGCGGACAACGCGCGCCGCAGCACCTGGCGGCGGCAGATGTTCCTGGCACGCCAGCCGCCACCGCCGGACGTCGAGGACTTCGCCGCCCGTTCGGCCGGGCGCATCGACGACGCGCGCCGGCTCCGGGCCGTGCACACGGCGCTGGGCCGACTGCGGAGGCAGGAGCGCGAGGTCCTCGCCCTGTGCGTCTGGTCCGGACTCGACTACCGGCAGACGGCCGAAGCGCTGGGGATCGCCGTCGGCACCGTGCGCTCCCGGCTCTCCCGTGCCCGCAGGAAGCTCGCCCGGTTCGCGGACGAGAGCGCCGGACGGAGTCGGGAACCGCAGGTCCGCCGCGGAGAGACAACCAGTGCGGCCGCGATCGCGGCCCTGCCCGTGCGGGAGGAACTCACATGA